Within the Stenotrophomonas sp. 610A2 genome, the region CGTATGCGGCGGCGAGCAGCGATTCGGCTCAGCCACTGCACCTTGAGTTTCTCGATGCATTCCGTACACACGATGCCGAAGCCCTGGCTTCACCGGGCATCGAGCTCAACCTGAGGACGGGCGACGGCACAATCTGCGCGTTACTGGTGAGCATCGTCCCGACCAAGTACCGCAGCATGGATGTCCTGCTCTGCAACTTCACCGATATCACCCTGCGCAAGAAGATCGAGCAGGAACTGGAGAATGCGCGCAAGGCTTCGGAAGCCGCAAACGAGGCAAAGTCGACCTTCCTGGCCATCATGAGCCATGAAATCCGCACACCGCTCAATGCGATCATGGGCAACCTTGAGCTGCTTGAACGCACAACGTTGACGGCGGAACAGAGCAATCGGCTACACGCGGTTACCTCATCATCCTCTGCCCTGTTGAATATCATCAATGACATTCTGGACTTCTCCAAGGTCGAGTCCGGGCAGATGACGATTGAGTCGATACCATTCGACCTCAAGGAAGTCGCGCAGCAGTGCATCGAGATGTTCGCACCCATGGCCCAGGCCAAGGGACTGGGTATCGACCTCATTGTCGACGATGGCCTGCATGCGCGTTATATGGGCGATCCGACACGCATCCGCCAGATAATTTTCAATCTGGTCAGTAACGCAATCAAGTTCACCGAGGCTGGCGATGTGCTGCTCGAGGTATACCTGCAGGATGATGCAAGCAGCAACTCCGCCATCGTGCTCGGCGTGAGCGATACCGGCATTGGCATCAGCGCGGCACAGCAGGCCACGCTTTTCACCACGTACTCGCAGGCCGATTCCAGCATTGCCCGTCGCTACGGCGGCACCGGCTTGGGCCTCGCACTTTGCAGGCGCTTGGCGGAGCTGATGCACGGCAACATCCAGGTCAAGAGTGCACCGGGCAACGGCAGCACCTTCATCGTCACCCTGCCATTGCAGGATGCCGGCACAACGACCACCCAGGAACTGCCGACGACTAGTGCGAAAACCCAGCAGCGCGCCGCAATGCACGTACTCGTCGTCGACGATCATCCGGCCAACAGAAAGCTGCTGCAGTTGCAGCTGGAGGCACTCGGCTGCACCGCAAGCACGTTCGAAGAATGTGGCTCAGCAATAGCTACATTCAGCAGCCAGCACTACGACTTGATTCTGACCGATCTGAACATGCCGGGCATGGATGGTTTTACCTTCGCCAGCTATCTGCGTAACCGCGGGGTCGATACCCCCATCATCGCCGTTACCGCGCATGCCTCTGACCGGGACCAGGCCCGCAGCAAGGAGGCCGGCATCAGCACCATTTTGATAAAGCCTGTTCTGCTTGAGGCACTGCGTACGACGCTTGCGCAGATCGGCAATGGCGTTCCAGCCACACCGCGTGGTCAGGAACAATGGGATATCGCCACGGGGGTATTGCCACCAGAGGTGCACGCCCCGCTACTGTCGTCCCTTGAGGCATCCGTTGCAGCCATCCAGCAACTCTTGCAGGACAAGCAAGCTGGCTCTGCATCGCAGGCCGCCCAACAAGCGCTCGAGCCGATTGGAAAGCACCTGCATTCCCTGCGCGGGGCTTTCGCCTTCATACATGAAACAGTCATTGCGCAGAAATGTGCTGCGATGGAGCAGTTACTGCAGGAGAAAAATCTGAGCGCGCTGCAGACCGCATTGGACGAGTTTGACATGGCAGCTCACGCCGCGTTGGAGCGCAGGCGCCTGCAATCCG harbors:
- a CDS encoding hybrid sensor histidine kinase/response regulator, whose amino-acid sequence is MAADSSPAQNPPGPRLPSRANVLKLLSRHQRTLLYVGGIVTTLILGVVTAVVIHSQIRDYIAERHADQTSRRIALQSVFAVREGAMRITTAQEEYAWESRQKPDPELVGRLRDSRGRMTIQRSGNSPYVLVLADTDQGHTLESFAPYLKLADEVSNQAGTFARALMASIYFSNPDRTFLGAGPLADGKLLTSHATESTAALIQRFTPEQPPSITMVDRLQTTVPQWLPISSDPLTGKPSMLPQQQAFANDKPFAVFVASYPIELVTSSLASTQTDEFWMIANSRGDLFLGAHQPNARQIAGFPVSRWAAGAPADKRGRFEKMDGRFIATDPISPANGGWQLIHTFSWRTIITALWPTLLAYIASMLLAIGFVWTVLLLIERKVFRPGYVRSEQIVESENLNRTMVESAAFGQALVSVSTGEVLLQNAVMASYAAASSDSAQPLHLEFLDAFRTHDAEALASPGIELNLRTGDGTICALLVSIVPTKYRSMDVLLCNFTDITLRKKIEQELENARKASEAANEAKSTFLAIMSHEIRTPLNAIMGNLELLERTTLTAEQSNRLHAVTSSSSALLNIINDILDFSKVESGQMTIESIPFDLKEVAQQCIEMFAPMAQAKGLGIDLIVDDGLHARYMGDPTRIRQIIFNLVSNAIKFTEAGDVLLEVYLQDDASSNSAIVLGVSDTGIGISAAQQATLFTTYSQADSSIARRYGGTGLGLALCRRLAELMHGNIQVKSAPGNGSTFIVTLPLQDAGTTTTQELPTTSAKTQQRAAMHVLVVDDHPANRKLLQLQLEALGCTASTFEECGSAIATFSSQHYDLILTDLNMPGMDGFTFASYLRNRGVDTPIIAVTAHASDRDQARSKEAGISTILIKPVLLEALRTTLAQIGNGVPATPRGQEQWDIATGVLPPEVHAPLLSSLEASVAAIQQLLQDKQAGSASQAAQQALEPIGKHLHSLRGAFAFIHETVIAQKCAAMEQLLQEKNLSALQTALDEFDMAAHAALERRRLQSAPTAGPDQQRL